A single window of Nitrospirota bacterium DNA harbors:
- a CDS encoding 4Fe-4S dicluster domain-containing protein, which yields MSIYYIHQSQKRCIGCRACEIHCKTENDVPVGPRFCAIVPVGPKVVENVPRMNFIFMPCFHCENPWCVSACPTGAMQKRAKDGIVFVEPSLCVGCKSCITACPWGVPQWNRDTGRVFKCDYCRHRVDEGLEPACVTGCTTKALKWITPDMASLDKREKFAREIAENLPY from the coding sequence ATGAGCATCTACTATATACATCAGAGCCAGAAGCGCTGTATCGGCTGCCGCGCCTGCGAAATACACTGCAAGACTGAAAACGACGTGCCGGTCGGCCCCCGGTTCTGCGCTATCGTCCCGGTCGGCCCAAAGGTGGTCGAAAATGTCCCCCGGATGAACTTTATCTTCATGCCCTGCTTTCATTGCGAAAACCCCTGGTGCGTCTCTGCCTGCCCAACCGGCGCGATGCAGAAGCGCGCAAAAGACGGGATCGTCTTTGTCGAGCCCTCGCTCTGTGTGGGCTGCAAGTCCTGCATCACCGCCTGCCCATGGGGGGTGCCGCAGTGGAACCGGGATACCGGCAGGGTCTTCAAGTGCGACTACTGCAGACATCGCGTGGATGAGGGGCTTGAACCGGCCTGCGTAACCGGCTGTACCACAAAAGCCCTCAAGTGGATCACGCCGGACATGGCGTCCCTTGACAAGCGCGAGAAGTTCGCCCGCGAGATCGCCGAAAATCTGCCCTACTGA
- a CDS encoding (2Fe-2S)-binding protein, giving the protein MTTITIDGRDIAAEPEKTVLDTARSVGIAIPTLCYHKALGPYGSCRLCIVEAEGPSLSHTITTSCNLMPVDGLMVETATPRIQAMRRTILQLMLSATKPSPELLALSAEAGLTKKRFSLRRTDPCILCGLCIRVCRDTIRANALSFGFTGAGRHKVAETVAMTKERCIGCGTCAAVCPVGAIGIEDKGAVRRIVLCGKTVNKLPLASCDLCNRPFTTEQFILSVLSRVDDPLRRSIGHVCPDCSRNRFATALTGQFPPAADIR; this is encoded by the coding sequence ATGACCACGATCACGATCGATGGACGTGATATTGCTGCCGAACCGGAGAAGACGGTACTCGATACCGCCCGCTCCGTTGGCATTGCTATTCCGACGCTCTGCTATCATAAGGCGCTCGGGCCTTACGGCTCCTGCAGGCTCTGCATTGTTGAGGCCGAGGGCCCGTCACTGAGCCATACCATAACCACGTCCTGCAACCTTATGCCGGTTGACGGACTTATGGTCGAGACTGCAACACCGCGCATTCAGGCTATGCGCAGGACGATCCTGCAACTGATGCTTTCGGCAACCAAGCCCTCGCCAGAGCTTCTTGCCCTGTCAGCTGAAGCAGGACTCACCAAAAAACGGTTTTCTCTCAGGCGCACTGATCCCTGTATTCTCTGCGGACTCTGCATCAGGGTCTGCAGGGATACGATCAGGGCCAATGCCCTGAGTTTCGGATTTACCGGAGCCGGCCGTCATAAAGTGGCCGAGACGGTCGCGATGACAAAAGAGCGCTGCATCGGCTGCGGCACCTGTGCTGCCGTATGCCCTGTCGGGGCTATAGGCATTGAAGACAAAGGGGCGGTGCGCAGGATCGTTCTCTGCGGCAAGACCGTTAACAAACTTCCTCTGGCTTCCTGCGATCTCTGCAACAGACCGTTCACCACAGAACAGTTTATCCTTTCAGTGCTTTCCCGTGTCGATGATCCGCTTAGACGCAGCATCGGTCATGTCTGTCCTGATTGCAGCAGAAACCGCTTTGCCACTGCCCTCACCGGGCAGTTCCCGCCCGCGGCAGATATCAGATGA